The proteins below are encoded in one region of Thunnus maccoyii chromosome 24, fThuMac1.1, whole genome shotgun sequence:
- the LOC121891790 gene encoding uncharacterized protein LOC121891790 isoform X2, giving the protein MAAVCQPRRALVEIPAPQPKIAARMRRSYLEILSARLAPSPLPRGRNTTSNTKRAQSLDLSINGVWSGRIEEQCEKMDEHHTPLSKQQLVQLIRSLILVEQSQEPRILASDLKYLQDDLQLKKANVYRSIPYSRFGSNRDAHCYRKAYPHLVAFKVSCQEWGQVLLRNKEWDAVLEHTLMAWRYTSELPQWDTANHNALREQCYSILASHSLTALQHYCPEPNRRRELLRRLKMAQLHSQSIVPCIQELQRIMGCADESMDTK; this is encoded by the exons ATGGCAGCTGTGTGTCAGCCACGACGTGCCTTGGTGGAAATACCAGCTCCACAGCCCAAAATTGCAG CTCGTATGAGGAGGTCCTACCTAGAAATCCTAAGTGCCCGTCTGGCTCCGTCTCCACTTCCAAGAGGGAGAAACACTACTTCAAACACCAAGCGTGCGCAGTCCT tggattTATCCATCAATGGGGTGTGGAGTGGGAGGATAGAGGAGCAGTGTGAGAAGATGGACGAGCACCACACCCCGCTCTCCAAACAGCAACTTGTACAGCTAATCAGATCCCTCATCTTAGTTGAACAG AGCCAAGAGCCCAGGATCCTGGCCTCTGACCTGAAGTATCTCCAGGACGACTTGCAATTAAAGAAGGCAAATGTTTACAGGTCCATACCCTACTCACGGTTTGGCTCCAACAGGGATGCTCACTGCTACAGAAAAGCATATCCTCACCTTGTGGCATTCAAA GTTTCATGTCAGGAGTGGGGCCAGGTTCTTTTGAGGAACAAAGAGTGGGACGCTGTGTTGGAGCACACACTGATGGCGTGGCGCTACACCAGCGAGTTGCCGCAGTGGGATACAGCAAACCATAACGCCCTCCGAGAACAGTGTTACAGCATTCTGGCATCTCACAGCCTCACTGCTCTCCAGCACTACTGCCCTGAACCAAACAGAAGACGCGAACTGCTCAGAAG GTTGAAGATGGCTCAGTTGCACAGCCAGTCAATTGTACCCTGTATTCAGGAATTGCAGAGGATTATGGGATGTGCTGATGAATCCATGGACACAAAGTAA
- the LOC121891790 gene encoding uncharacterized protein LOC121891790 isoform X3, whose translation MAAVCQPRRALVEIPAPQPKIAARMRRSYLEILSARLAPSPLPRGRNTTSNTKRAQSLDLSINGVWSGRIEEQCEKMDEHHTPLSKQQLVQLIRSLILVEQSQEPRILASDLKYLQDDLQLKKANVYRSIPYSRFGSNRDAHCYRKAYPHLVAFKVSCQEWGQVLLRNKEWDAVLEHTLMAWRYTSELPQWDTANHNALREQCYSILASHSLTALQHYCPEPNRRRELLRRWEEDIDELSEDGVQGGKKERI comes from the exons ATGGCAGCTGTGTGTCAGCCACGACGTGCCTTGGTGGAAATACCAGCTCCACAGCCCAAAATTGCAG CTCGTATGAGGAGGTCCTACCTAGAAATCCTAAGTGCCCGTCTGGCTCCGTCTCCACTTCCAAGAGGGAGAAACACTACTTCAAACACCAAGCGTGCGCAGTCCT tggattTATCCATCAATGGGGTGTGGAGTGGGAGGATAGAGGAGCAGTGTGAGAAGATGGACGAGCACCACACCCCGCTCTCCAAACAGCAACTTGTACAGCTAATCAGATCCCTCATCTTAGTTGAACAG AGCCAAGAGCCCAGGATCCTGGCCTCTGACCTGAAGTATCTCCAGGACGACTTGCAATTAAAGAAGGCAAATGTTTACAGGTCCATACCCTACTCACGGTTTGGCTCCAACAGGGATGCTCACTGCTACAGAAAAGCATATCCTCACCTTGTGGCATTCAAA GTTTCATGTCAGGAGTGGGGCCAGGTTCTTTTGAGGAACAAAGAGTGGGACGCTGTGTTGGAGCACACACTGATGGCGTGGCGCTACACCAGCGAGTTGCCGCAGTGGGATACAGCAAACCATAACGCCCTCCGAGAACAGTGTTACAGCATTCTGGCATCTCACAGCCTCACTGCTCTCCAGCACTACTGCCCTGAACCAAACAGAAGACGCGAACTGCTCAGAAG